Proteins encoded within one genomic window of Triticum aestivum cultivar Chinese Spring chromosome 2D, IWGSC CS RefSeq v2.1, whole genome shotgun sequence:
- the LOC123054679 gene encoding 26S proteasome regulatory subunit 6B homolog — MATAANPPAALPSAPPPSYPATAAHCASSSAAAEDDDDLYGRLKSLQRHMEFVEIQEEYVKDEQKNLKRELLRAQEEVKRIQSVPLVIGQFMEMVDGNNGIVGSTTGSNYYVRILSTINRELLKPSASVALHRHSNALVDVLPPEADSSISLLASSEKPNVLYSDIGGCDIQKQEIREAVELPLTHHELYKQIGIDPPRGVLLYGPPGTGKTMLAKAVAHHTTAAFIRVVGSEFVQKYLGEGPRMVRDVFRLAKENAPAIIFIDEVDAIATARFDAQTGADREVQRILMELLNQMDGFDQTVNVKVIMATNRADTLDPALLRPGRLDRKIEFPLPDRRQKRLVFQVCTSKMNLSDEVDLEDYVSRPDKISAADITAICQEAGMHAVRKNRYVILPKDFEKGYRTNVKKPDTDFDFYK, encoded by the exons ATGGCGACCGCAGCAAACCCTCCCGCGGCCCTCCCGTCGGCGCCCCCGCCCTCCtaccccgccaccgccgcccactgcgcctcctcctccgccgcggccgaggacgacgacgacctcTACGGCCGCCTCAAATCGCTCCAGCGCCACATGGAGTTCGTCGAGATCCAGGAGGAGTACGTCAAGGACGAGCAGAAGAACCTGAAGCGCGAGCTGCTGCGCGCGCAGGAGGAGGTCAAGCGGATCCAGTCCGTGCCCCTCGTCATCGGCCAGTTCATGGAGATGGTCGACGGCAACAACGGCATCGTCGGGTCCACCACCGGCAGCAACTACTACGTGCGGATCCTCAGCACCATCAACCGCGAGCTGCTCAAGCCGTCGGCGTCCGTCGCCCTGCACCGCCACTCCAACGCGCTCGTCGACGTGCTGCCGCCCGAGGCCGACTCCAGCATCTCGCTGCTCGCTTCGTCGGAGAAGCCCAACGTCCTTTATTCG GACATTGGAGGATGTGATATTCAAAAACAAGAAATTCGGGAGGCAGTTGAGCTACCATTGACACACCATGAGTTGTACAAGCAGATTGGTATTGATCCTCCAAGAGGGGTGCTTCTCTATGGTCCTCCAGGCACTGGCAAGACCATGCTTGCTAAAGCTGTGGCACATCACACTACTGCTGCTTTTATCAGAGTGGTTGGTTCAGAGTTTGTGCAGAAGTACTTGGGTGAG GGCCCAAGGATGGTTCGAGATGTATTCCGCTTAGCTAAAGAGAATGCCCCGGCTATAATATTCATTGATGAGGTTGACGCTATAGCAACTGCCCGATTCGATGCTCAGACTGGGGCTGACCGAGAAGTTCAGCGTATTTTGATGGAGCTGCTCAATCAG ATGGACGGATTTGATCAAACAGTGAATGTGAAGGTTATAATGGCGACCAATCGGGCAGATACTCTAGATCCTGCTCTTCTGCGTCCAGGAAGACTGGACAGGAAAATTGAGTTCCCTCTGCCAGACCGGAGGCAGAAGAGGCTTGTTTTCCAA GTTTGTACTTCTAAAATGAATTTGAGTGACGAGGTTGACTTGGAAGATTATGTCTCCAGACCGGATAAAATCAGTGCGGCAGAT ATAACCGCTATTTGTCAGGAAGCTGGCATGCATGCTGTTCGGAAAAATCGGTATGTTATTCTCCCCAAGGACTTCGAGAAGGGTTACCGAACCAACGTGAAGAAGCCTGATACAGATTTTGACTTCTACAAGTGA